The genomic interval ACCGGGATCGCCGAGCTGGACCGTGTCTTCGGCGGCGGTCTGGTGGCCGGCTCGGTCATCCTGCTGGGCGGCGATCCCGGCATCGGCAAATCGACGATCGCGCTGCAGGGCGCGGCGCGGCTGGCGACAAAGGGCGCGCGCTGCCTCTATCTCTCCGGCGAGGAAGCCATCGACCAGGTGCGCATGCGCGCGCGCCGTCTGGACTTGGCCGAGGCGCCGGTCGAGTTGGCGGCCGCCACGGACGTGCGTAACATCCTGACCAGCCTGGAAGGCGAGCGCGCCGATCTGGTGGTCATTGATTCGATCCAGACCATGTTCCTCGACAGCCTGGAATCGGCGCCCGGCACGGTCGGCCAGGTGCGCGGCGCCTCCCAGGAGCTGATCCGCCACGCCAAGGCAACCGGCACGGTGGTCATCCTGATCGGCCATGTCACCAAGGAGGGCCAGCTCGCCGGGCCCAAGGTGCTGGAACACATGGTCGACACGGTGCTCTATTTCGAGGGCGAGCGCGGCCATCAGTTCCGCATCCTGCGCGCGGTGAAGAACCGTTTCGGCGCGACCGACGAGATCGGCGTCTTCGAGATGACCGATCACGGCCTGGAGGAGGTCGCCAATCCGTCTGCCATGTTCCTGGACAACCGCGACGACGATGTCGCGGGATCAGCAGTGTTCGCCGGGATCGAGGGCAGCCGGCCGATGCTGGTTGAGATCCAGGCCTTGGTAGCCCCCTCGCCGCTGGGCACGCCCCGGCGCGCTGTCGTCGGCTGGGACACTGGTCGGCTGGCCATGGTGCTGGCGGTGCTGGACGCCCGCTGTGGTCTTGCGTTGGGCGGTCACGATGTCTATTTGAACGTCGCCGGCGGCCTGAGGATTCAGGAGCCGGCCGCCGACCTTGCGGTGGCGGCGGCGCTGATTTCGTCCTATGCAGGCGCTCCCTTGGCGGCAACGACGGTTTTGTTCGGCGAAATCGGCCTGTCCGGCGAGGTTCGGCCGGTAAGCCAGGCAGCGGCACGGTTGCGCGAGGCCTCCAAACTGGGCTTTAACCGCGCCATCGCGCCAGCGCGCA from Pseudomonadota bacterium carries:
- the radA gene encoding DNA repair protein RadA, which codes for MAKLASQFVCQNCGAAYRKWVGRCEACGEWNTVTEEAAPANQAPGGLKGKRKGRHIAFESLAGASEPPPRMTTGIAELDRVFGGGLVAGSVILLGGDPGIGKSTIALQGAARLATKGARCLYLSGEEAIDQVRMRARRLDLAEAPVELAAATDVRNILTSLEGERADLVVIDSIQTMFLDSLESAPGTVGQVRGASQELIRHAKATGTVVILIGHVTKEGQLAGPKVLEHMVDTVLYFEGERGHQFRILRAVKNRFGATDEIGVFEMTDHGLEEVANPSAMFLDNRDDDVAGSAVFAGIEGSRPMLVEIQALVAPSPLGTPRRAVVGWDTGRLAMVLAVLDARCGLALGGHDVYLNVAGGLRIQEPAADLAVAAALISSYAGAPLAATTVLFGEIGLSGEVRPVSQAAARLREASKLGFNRAIAPARSKGAKGDTALKLEPVEELGSLVDLIRGSTRG